ATGGTGgaattagggtttcaccttggatGTGAGAAATCTAaggggaggaggatgatgatgatcgtAGATGGCCTCAAGGGCTGCTCCTCTGTTGTGGGCATAGTCGGGGAGCCAATGATTTTGGCTGGCGACGACTGCTCCTTCAAAAGATGGTGAAGAtggcttcttcttccttctccacAGACTCCCCCTGAGTCCTGGCCTTGGGCACCACCACGACGCACTCACACACAACTAGGACAGACTGAGCGATGGTGCAGCAGTGGTGCGAGAGATGGCACAACGACGGCGATGGTGAGAGCGAGTGCGAGCGCATGTGCAAGAGAGAAGGGAGCGGTGTGGCTCGAATGAGGCCCCAGTAACTCAGGGAAGTTACTAGGAGGGGTAAAATGGGAAAGATGAAAAAAATATTTTGATTTTTACCCAAACCCTAACCAAACCATCGGGGTGTGGAGCCTCCGCGCTAGGCTATGGAACCTCCACGTGGAAACACGGAGCCTTCATGAACTAACACCGAGCTGAGACTAGGTCTATATTTCAAGGTAATTTCTTAGTGTTTTGATAATGGTCATGAACTTCTTGTCTCTTGTAGCTAGCCAGTAGATCAACAATTCATAACAATAGTTACTTGAGACAAGATTGGACATAAGAACCAACATTTTGAAACacttatgaatgctttgcaaacCTATCTAGTTTAAATAGAAAATAACAAACAGATGCATGCAAGATTTCAAACCATGTTATGAGAGTCAAGTATATTGAGTTCACTCATCAAAGCACAGAACCTCGACTCGTCGagaggctttgtgaagatatcggctagttatttttcggtgctcacatggtgaattgtgatatctcctttgattttgttgtctctcaagaaatgatgatggatgtctatgtgcttagttcttgagtggctcacGGGATTGTTtacaagctttatggcactttcattgtcagaaagtgggattttggtaaagcgACATCCGTAATCATTGtgggtttgcttcatccaaagtagttgggcatagGCTCCTTCGCATGTTTGACGGAACAGACACTTCAAAAAATTCATTAAATTATGCTACACTCTTATGCTACCAAAAAAATGTAGCAAACATAGTTGTACCAATAATTCATAGCATTGTCACACTCAAGGCAATCTAGGCAATAAAAGCTCAACCAACCTAGAAGGAACTAGTTCTCTTTAATTAAAAAATAAGCACCAAAATTCACCCTGACAAGGACTTGACATAGGTGGTCTGGGCGTACGTCCGCACCAACCAACTGAGCTAGGATCAGTTCATTACCATCTGAGTAATAATTAGGCCTGGCTTAATTGGATGCTTAGAGCACCAATTTTGAGTCCAGGATCCAAATGAGGAACAAAAAACATGAAGCAACACAGAATCACAAAGTGAAAATCAAAGAAACAAAGCTTACTTTGAATCCTCAAGTGATGGGCTCTCCTTGGCAACTGGGTGGAAACTGCTCTTTTCGGCCTTCTAATGAAAGCACCAACAACAAAAATGTATAAGGTTCAAACTTCAAACTGCGAAGCCCATAAACATACCTACGAGTACTATAGTAGCAATCATGCATATCACTATAAGCGCTATAAACATATAGATGGGCACATCGTAACTCATAAGCTATAACAAAAAATTAACTTACTTTCTTACTGGCACCAGCATCACCATTGCTCGAAGAGCTATCAACTAGATCTGGATCAGAAACCCGTGCAATGGGCGCCTTAGGATAAGAAGGACTGGGAGAGCTTTTCCTAGCTTGACTCTTATCCCCGCCTCGAGGGCTCTGTCGCTGAGATTTTGTAACAACCTTCGGTGAATGGCCTTGAACCCCCTAGAACACATGAAAATGCCACAAAACATGTGACTGTCAGTAGACCACTGATTGAAGTCACCAGAACTGACAATCTGTAAACGTGAAAAACCTTACCTCAGGAACTCGGGGCTTTATGTCCTGGGATTGCGAGGTGGCTTCCATTTCCACTTCTTCAAGAGGGTTGATCACCTCGCTCTCGCCCGAATGCGCTCCATCAGCCAGCACGTCGTGTTCTTCTGCGTGGCCCTCTACACTATCACTGGGCGGCAACTTCGCCTTGTCCCCGTTGTCAATGCCCATTGCACCAATAGCATCAGTAACCTCCGTACTCGCATCCATGTCACGCTACCGTCTCAGGATTTCTTTAGGCCAGATTAAAAAGAGAACTCGCAAACCATCAGCTTGCACAAGCTATCCGCAATCACCGCAGGATCATGCTATGCCGGTCAGCAAATGAATCCGCATCAAAGTAGACTGAACGCAGAGAAAGAAACATTTGGTTTCAGCGCTCACGGCAAAGCTGAGATTTGCAGAATAACACGAGCAGTCCGTCCAAGAAAGCAAGGGCGTCCTCACCTGCGAGAGAAGGAATCAGCTCCTCAGCCCCTGGCGGATCCGATCTCGGCTCCACCCCAGCGGCGCCCAGTGGGGACGAAGACGGCGAAGAATCCGACCGGAGGGGTAAGGCAGGCACGGTCTCGGCCAAAGGACACCCGGATCTGGATCGAGCAGTGGCTCTTGAGCGCAGGAAAGGAAATGGTAagggaaaggaaaggaaaggaaaggaaaggtgGCGGCTTTACCTGGCCAGGCGAAACCGATGGGGAGTGCGGCGGCTGAAGTGCGCGCGGGAGGCAAGGAGGGGAGTTGGGCACGGTGAAGGCGGAAGAGCAGCGACGGTGGCGAGAGActccggcggtggcggtggcggtggcggcggcggcggtagggCGCAACGGCGGGAGGGAGACAGCTGGGGCGTGCGTGGCTCGTGCTTTGTCTGGGTTTCCGGGAGGTGGTTTCGAATTTCTACTTGGACCTTTCTGCGTTCCGGCCGGCTTATCAGTTATTTCTCTCAGGGTGAATCAGCTTcggtcggcttagccgactttaATATCAGTCAAACACATCCTTTCTGCTTTCAGTGTTTTTCCTTCTATATTTGTTTACCTCCAGTTTGGTCTTGTTAtatggttttttttttgtctgttcCTGCTGTTTATGGGTTGTTTTGTTGGATTAGATGTGATATTTACTGTTTGTTTGTTTTATGGTTATACAATCTTAGGTGTTATTTGGTTCACATTTATGTAACTTAATATTATAGTGCTAAACCATAGTTGAAAGTGCATTTGTCCCCTACgtaggttttggtgtattgatgacattcaAATTAGAGACTAATGAGATACATGGCAGCTTTAGTCCCTTAAAAGTTTCAGAGTTGatataagatgaaatggtatccctcagaTTCTTCAAGTACAAatggcggacgaactcaaaacgctcATCAAGTTTAAATTTCATGCTTTTGAGTTTAGGTTTGCcgcactattaagagggatgcaaatttaggtgGTTTGATGAAGATAGGGTACTCAAgtataaaattaaaatcaaaagaaagacactctagcacttcacaatCACGTAGAATATCTTTTCGAGACTTTTGGTGTCGAAAGTCCtgacgtaagtcggaactcccgacggtcggaagtcacgactcagGTCGGAAGTCCTGatgcccagtcacttagcctacgTGGTGACTGTGGTCGTCGAAAGTCTCGACTCAGGTCGAGAGTCCCGACACCTGGACACTTGGCTAGCTACTGACTGCActcgtcgggagtcccgacggtCGAAACTCCCAACGTAGATCTAAACGGTTAGATTTCtgctatgagtataaatagctctctcctctcttctaaccgttACCCACTCATTCGTTGCCACCAACCTTCATCCAaaacagctcccaagcattcaaggctcTCATCTCCTCTCCCATTTGCTCCTAACTTTGATTCTCCCAAGGATTTGAGTGATAGGAGAGTAGATTAAGTGAGAAAATCAcattggcaagcttgagcacttggtttcttcatcaagccagttggatttgcgtctattactcttggggctttgcccctagccggctaggcgtcacccaagagcttccatcttatggaagagccttggaaagtttgtattatCCTTGATTTCTGAGtgaaaagctcaagtgacctttgtggttgctttgagagaggcaaggaggtgaaacAGACGCCGACCTTTGTGGTTACCTCAACAACGAgaacgtaggagctcctttgtggggttgtcgaACCTCGAGATAAATCCTTATATctcgcgtgcttgttgttgttgtgtttgcttgagattacttgtatttgtttgtctctctctccCGAACTTcatcttagggtttggactcgatctacgattTGAAGGCATTTcaacgtcaagggagtgacccaacatctacatcaaaccactaggaagtgaggttgtaagattatttatccgcaaagttaaatttggcactgcttttgtagttcacgtaggcgtcgggacTTCTTACAGTTTGTGTCGGAACTTCTGatgacgtcgggagttccgacccaaactgtcgggacttccgacagtggctgacaaatttgaacttagcatttgcagtaaatttttagatatgtctattcacccccctctaggcattgttagatcctttcaacagCGCTAGATCTTGTTTGGTTTTGTGGCTCCGAGAATCACATCTTGCCTCAAAAAATCGAGTAGCACATGTCCAAATACAGGAAAAAATTTGCTATATCACGTCTGCAGCCCGCATTTGCTGTAGACGGACTCTCAACGATTGACACGTTGACACCCAACGCATCTGAGGCACGTGATGAACTGATGCTCGCCTCCTCCTTTACCACGCTCGGCTTGGCTTCATCAGGCTCAAATCACGCTCGGGTTGGCTCCATCCTAGGCAATCATGGTTTCTCGGTCCACATCTGCTCGCTCATCTCACACGTCGCGATTATATCATATCTGGGCAACCGCCAGCTCTAGTCCTTGCGCCGCCATCTGCATGGACGATGCAGCCGGCATGACCAAAGAAGGAGGCCAAGAAGAGACCATGGACGATGCAGCCAGCATGATAGGAGGAGGCCAGGAAGAGAACCTATCGCCTTCCCAAGATGATGCAGAGGTAGTCGAAGAGGGCTAAACAAGGTGGATCCATAAAGCTGCTCCAAACAACGTATGCGCCCATCGCGGATGCAGCGACAGCGACAAGGAGAACAACTACCGTGATGGAGGTGGTGGCATGAGCAAATGCAAAGGTGGCGACGGAGTCCGACTAGCCGAGCACGCCGCAAGCTGCTAGCATCACTATGTAGGAGCCACACCTCGTAGGACGGAATGGTGAAGCCAAGAGTGATTTGAGCCTGATGAAGCAAGCCACGCGTGGTAAAGGAGGAGCTGAGCGTCCGTTCGTCGTGTGCCTCGGATGCATTGCGTGTCGACGTGTTGATCGCTAAGAGTCCATCTATAGCAGATGTGACTACAAACGCGGTGTAGCGAATTTTTTCCCCAAATACGAGTGTGTACAAGTTCGTTATCGCTCCCAGACCTCCATAATCGGAAAAAACGGTGGCAACACGTGATGCACCTCCGTGAAGGTCAATATAGAGGTAGATGGCCTAGTGCCTTGTTCGGTTACAATCTTTGTTTTGGCAATCGACCGTAACAGAACCAAACAAATTGCATAATTGCTTGATCTTATTCCATTCTTGTCGCTTTTTGTTATCCACTAATGTTAGGGTTATATATTTGGAACCAACACTATGCTAGTCTTGCTATAAGAGACATGGTGGATGTCGTGGACATCAAACCATGCTTTAAAATTTCAAGAGTGAGTTTAAAGTTTAAACTATGTTGAAGGATTTTTTATCTCAATTCCCTAACATAATACATAGATTGGAGAGCTTATGTGGAAATATTGCTTTttctcattttctatttttatatatgctTTTCTTAAACCATTTTAATGGTCGAAAGTGGTTCATCAATAAAGAAGTCGACTCATGCCAAGAAGGCATGAGTCGCTTCTTAAAAAATGGACTGACTCCACTTGTAAAAAGCCTATTGCACATGTTATCGCAGTCATCGATCGTCCCTAGTCCAAAAGGAGCTCCATAAAAGTGGGCTCAACGGAGGAACCAAAGGCAATGATGTATGATTTGTAGAGAGTGGATGAGCTTGAGCTAGAGGTGTGGAGCCAGCTAGTAGACTTGTTTTGATCTGACTCTAGAAATCCTACTAACACATCGATCCATATATTTCTCTTATTCTGCCATATCATTTAAGATGTCAACCACAGGCGAGCCCCAATTTGGAGGTTAAGCATCGTCATTTTGCTCTCAAAACAGAAATAGGTTCTTTCTAACATTTTTAGATTAGAAAATAAATATATTAAActgttactccctccattccaaattgaaaaatattttggGTTTTTAGATCGATAATGATTCTATTAGGACGTCCGTCCTCAACTCGCGTGTCGGACGCATCCTATTCCATTTTGATCCGGTGACCCCATCCCTCCTCTTCTCCACGCCCACTCTGCACGCACTCTCCCCCACGCCCACTCATTGTCGCACCGCCACGCCACTCTCTAGACCTGCTTGCGCCCATGGGACAGACACCACGCCCATGCGACAGCTCACTGCCATCCCACCCGCCCGTGCTCCCTCCCTCCCGCCCTCCCCTCACCGGAGACAAGGACAACCCTCGCGACTCTAATGAGGTAGGTATGTCCTTCTCTAGATCTGAGcgctctccctctctttctctagatctgagccctcctcctcctctaaggGACGcgacggtggctagggttccggcgagctctggGGTCCTATTCCCTCATCCCTTCAGCGAGCTCGAAGGTGATGGGTCATGGGCTATTTTGTATGCTTTTTTTGCTGTTTTTCTTGTGTTGTAATGGtttttttggatgttgcaacagatgattttcgaatgttgcaatgggatttttgggtcattgaattagatgtttttgcgatgttgctgttgacaccaaaatttggttcaaCCCAGAGTTTCGAGAACCATCAAAGGAAAGCTGAGATATTCAACAAAATTGGCTAACTGGGTTGCCATAAGAACTAACTAAGATAAGGTGATGTCAtcgtcacacaagaatggaccctATTGGCAGTGATGGCAAGACATGAGGCAAGAAGACGCATCGAACTTCATAGAAAGTATAGATTGAGGTCCAAGTTATCATAATATAGgaaattttgttttcctttcctaGTTTGAAACCGGTCTTGTCCGACCGGGACTCGTAGTCAAGCcttaggtataaatattgaacccaaCTATTGTAACAGACATCTTAGCGATCAATCAAAAACCAGTACCTTACTTTTCGGCttacgccaccccttaggagtaggagtagagtagatctcgatgagttcttcggcAAGCAGGGCTGCCATCGGTTCAATCCGACCTTCGGTTTGTCTGTGAGTATCCATCACGACTTatattttgtttgtaaggctaccCTCGATTAAGTTAGATCTCTTACAAgcatggtataagttagttatcatcggttaattgtaaggttgcatcggtccggctcgtatctcttacaattatctgatacaagttacccttgattcttatcaaaatttgtacGGTTGCATCGGTCTAGCTCGTATCTCATACAAATTTTGATACGGATTAGTTATTGGCTAAATCTATTAAGATTGGTAGGGTTTCCTTGCTATTTTTAATAGATTTGCTAGTTAGCGATCTTGTTATAACTAATATTCTTACTatttataacaaaatcacccctTGCCCGATTAAGATTGAAACGGATCGGCTTTATATCTTTTAAAATCCATCGTCTTGTTGCTTTTATCTGTTTACATCTTGCTTTGACGATGGTTTCGGTTAACTTAGCCATTTTAATCTAatcttgatcgaagatagcatgtggtcaGGACATGTTTAGCCCTAGGTAAggcttgctagttgatgaaatCTGGTCTAGAactattattatggctgccatcgatccggtcgacccccactgttagcactatagATAGGAAATCACCAGGTAGCAAGTCTTGCTTATGGTCAAACATAGCCTATGGCTGCATACTatgtctgcatcggctatttagtcgatcgctTGTGCTTCCACGATCGTAGCATGTTTTCACGATTCCATTAAGCGTGTATAGATTCATATGCTTTGAAGgtttaacctattatctttatcatggttgcatcAGTCTAGCTCGTATCCCTACTGTTAGAGATGGCAGATTGGATCTGATAAGTGTATGGACTTATCCACATTTAATAGTTGAGTGTTTACATGTTACGAGTCTTGTTTCATCAGGATTGACTGTTTTAAACGATAGCTTGTCCTTTGAGAATATTTTGGCTATTTACATGCTTTTACTTATTTTTgtcttggttaaaagctagtatgtttctcatttAATGCTTCCACGTCTACCTTATTACATCTTTTACATGTTTTCATAATCATTAGTTATTTAGATCTATACAATTGAGCAATTAATAATTGCTGATAtgctcatcatgcatcatgggcATGTTGGATATCGACCAGTTCCAAATGTGTGGCTAAGCAGTCGAagagataaggctatcgactagaaagtatgccttggcacccttcacggcttgagtgccctcaaatgactcctctAACTTCTTTCATGCcttatgagctctctcaatgttcttgatttgctcaaatgttttctcatccaatgcatcatgaatggcactaagagcaatgccattgttttggagtagcacttctttGGCGACGGTGGGAGCCTTTTTATcagcaatctcaatcttggtctccaccaccttttacaccttttctattgattgacttgatgtaggtggtcatctttgccttccaatatTGATAGTTGGAgctatcaaattggggtggcttcttcgtattgttgatttgagctattttgacaCTGAAGGTTGtcaagcctcaaatcatggtgactatggctccaataccacttgaaaggtcctaatggctagagggggtgaaaagcctattaaaaatttctacaacacttaacaaactggttagataaATATAAGGCGAAGCGAATATTGCGCTAGTctgctaaaaatgcaagccacctaccacaattctagtgactatgatctctaagcacacaaaggctaagtcactacactaagttagagtgctctcaaagactaactaaagagccatactaactACTAGACTCGACACAAGATTGCtcttaaaactaattacactaaagagcgaagcaacactaCAAATGTAAATACATGAGAGGGGATgtgatgattataccaccgtgtcaaggatagagccaatcacaatatgctcacaatcaatcacaatgaatatcaAGAAATTCTTGGgcaagatgacacaagattttttatcaaggttcacttgcttgccggcaagctagtccttgttgtggcgattcactcacttggaggttcactcgctaattggcatcacacgccaaacccgcaatcgggtgccgcacaaccaacacaagatgaggatcatacaagccgtgagtaatccactagagttgcctttggtgctccaccggggaaggcataagaacccctcacaatcacaatgattaGAGCCAGAGTAATGTAgacgagggtcccgatcttctgtcaagttcaagataaacaacgatttgttcggagagcgacacaccgatccggcttcagatcacaaagacccaaaccctgcaaccttagcaccacgtctcctctggttatcaaccgtgtcacaatccggttgacctcgccaagaaggctaatccctgctgcaaatcgaagaacacaagcaagaacaagataaaaagcaactcaatttaagtgacaattgcagatgaatgattaagcactcgaagttggggtcttgcaaactgataacggcgactgttcaatgacagattgatctaaaacaaaacccaaaccctaaagtaggtggtggctactgattatatagcctaagggacgtccaaggattcctcttcacgtcctaaaggtgtcccaacacgttacaaggcccaacggcccaaaagaaggtgtcgcagcaccctgatagattctg
The nucleotide sequence above comes from Miscanthus floridulus cultivar M001 chromosome 18, ASM1932011v1, whole genome shotgun sequence. Encoded proteins:
- the LOC136522635 gene encoding uncharacterized protein is translated as MDASTEVTDAIGAMGIDNGDKAKLPPSDSVEGHAEEHDVLADGAHSGESEVINPLEEVEMEATSQSQDIKPRVPEGVQGHSPKVVTKSQRQSPRGGDKSQARKSSPSPSYPKAPIARVSDPDLVDSSSSNGDAGASKKKAEKSSFHPVAKESPSLEDSK